One part of the Amphiprion ocellaris isolate individual 3 ecotype Okinawa chromosome 24, ASM2253959v1, whole genome shotgun sequence genome encodes these proteins:
- the kynu gene encoding kynureninase, which yields MDEFVGLNPREVVQRVSSSLGCSPTSAQVAAYFDKHDKLRHLRDQFLVPKIADLPPSDLSLVDGTKECIYLVGNSLGLQPKMAQKYLEEELEKWAKMGVHGHTLGSRPWAWAEDNIEGLMANVVGAKSEEVALMNGLTVNLHLLMLAFYKPTAARHKILLENKAFPSDHYAVESQIRLRGFDPQQSMLLLSPRPGEETLRTEDILEVIEKEGDSIAVVMFSGVQYYTGQLFNMAAITEAGQRKGCYVGFDCAHAAGNVELKLHDWGVDFACWCSYKYINSGAGGLAGAFIHEKHKHTIKPALTGWWGHDLKTRFQMSNELELQPGVNGFRLSNQPILLVCPLQASLQVFNMTSMQALRRKSLLLTGYLEYLIQHYYSEDPTRPQKPHVHIMTPSDPQQRGCQLSLSFSIPIRRVFQELERRGVACDMREPSVLRIAPVPLYNSFSDVHRFIETLGAALAAGSQ from the exons ATGGACGAGTTTGTGGGTTTAAACCCCAGAGAAGTTGTGCAGCGAGTGTCGTCCTCGCTGGGCTGCAGTCCAACATCTGCACAAGTCGCTGCTTACTTCGACAAACACGACAAGCTGCGGCACCTCAGGGACCAATTCCTGGTGCCTAAAATTGCAGATTTGCCTCCCT ctgatctgTCGCTGGTCGACGGCACCAAGGAGTGCATCTACCTGGTGGGAAACTCTCTGGGGCTTCAGCCCAAAATGGCCCAGAAATacctggaggaggagctggagaagtGGGCCAAGAT GGGCGTCCACGGCCACACATTGGGCTCCCGTCCTTGGGCTTGGGCGGAAGACAACATCGAGGGGCTCATGGCGAATGTCGTTG GAGCTAAAAGTGAAGAAGTGGCTCTGATGAACGGCCTGACAGTTAATTTACACCTTCTAATG CTTGCTTTCTACAAACCCACCGCAGCTCGAcataaaatcctcctggagaacaaAGCTTTTCCCTCAGATCAT TACGCCGTTGAGTCTCAGATCCGCCTACGAGGATTCGACCCCCAGCAGAGCATGTTGCTGCTGTCACCCAGACCA GGAGAGGAAACTCTGAGAACTGAAGACATCCTGGAGGTCATCGAGAAGGAAGGCGACTCCATCGCCGTGGTGATGTTCAGCGGCGTTCAGTATTACACCGGCCAGCTGTTCAACATGGCCGCCATCACGGAGGCCGGCCAGCGGAAG GGTTGTTACGTCGGATTCGATTGCGCCCACGCAGCAGGAAACGTCGAGTTGAAGCTGCATGACTGGGGCGTCGACTTCGCCTGCTGGTGCTCCTACAAG TATATAAACTCAGGTGCTGGTGGTCTCGCTGGAGCTTTTATCCACGAGAAGCATAAACACACCATCAAACCAGC GCTTACAGGATGGTGGGGACATGACCTGAAAACTCGGTTCCAGATGAGTAACG AGTTGGAGCTGCAGCCCGGAGTGAACGGCTTCAGACTGTCCAACCAACCCATCCTGCTGGTCTGCCCCCTGCAGGCCAGTTTGCAG GTGTTCAACATGACCAGCATGCAGGCGCTGCGCAGGAAGTCCCTCCTACTTACCGGATACCTGGAGTATCTGATCCAGCACTACTACAGCGAGGACCCGACCAGACCCCAGAAACCTCATGTCCACATCATGACGCCTTCAGACCCTCAGCAGAGAGGCTGCCAGCTCTCGCTCTCCTTCTCCATCCCCATCAGGAGGGTCTTCCAGGAGCTGGAGAGGAGAGGCGTCGCT TGCGACATGAGGGAGCCCAGTGTGCTGCGAATCGCTCCGGTGCCACTCTACAACTCCTTCAGCGACGTCCACCGCTTCATCGAAACCCTGGGAGCAGCCCTCGCCGCTGGCAGCCAATGA